The Streptococcus viridans genome includes a window with the following:
- a CDS encoding DUF4767 domain-containing protein, which yields MKRKEKLGAVILLAAGLVTVGCSKRTPRHSSQLNNSSETTTLSSSSKKVTKKDVKKDYKKLYQPVFEDYQKILTSPKDTASIASLYQSLQATERPINSWAVENAVNQADEMRYAFADLNNDGIEELLIADLNVSGKYFLTGLYYLQAGKPVLLGEGFVAGHGGARNAALVYKGGEVLELSWSSGTGQGYGTLYRLNAKQEQATILQEKEIQIQANDIAADFGKNASDQIDLRGLDWQEFEVPSRSTKSETQLKAPWNANKSAKLEAFIKDWGERLGQPNYQKGIAGGDVGPDHLYTLRDDGPSEKMNAEYTDTGLGNAQYRIVERYSNWDKFPDVHSYFFAITNTGEPIVFHSDTTNGGQMYLKPTENAELQAEFKRLVEEE from the coding sequence CGGTTGGTTGTAGCAAACGAACTCCTCGACATTCTAGTCAGTTGAATAACAGCTCGGAAACAACGACTTTATCATCTTCTAGTAAAAAGGTCACAAAAAAAGACGTAAAAAAAGATTACAAGAAGTTGTACCAGCCTGTATTTGAGGATTATCAAAAGATTTTGACCTCGCCAAAGGATACAGCAAGTATTGCAAGTCTCTATCAAAGTTTACAAGCAACTGAGCGTCCAATCAATAGTTGGGCAGTCGAGAATGCGGTCAATCAAGCAGATGAAATGCGCTATGCCTTTGCGGATTTGAATAATGATGGGATAGAGGAACTGCTGATTGCAGACCTAAATGTGAGTGGCAAATATTTCTTAACCGGTCTCTACTATTTGCAAGCTGGGAAACCTGTCCTTTTGGGAGAAGGGTTCGTGGCAGGTCATGGTGGAGCAAGAAATGCTGCGCTTGTCTATAAAGGAGGAGAAGTTCTAGAGCTTAGCTGGTCTTCAGGAACGGGGCAAGGTTATGGGACTCTTTATCGACTTAATGCCAAGCAAGAGCAAGCGACTATACTCCAAGAAAAAGAGATTCAAATACAAGCAAATGATATTGCTGCTGATTTTGGAAAAAATGCATCGGATCAAATTGACTTAAGAGGCCTCGATTGGCAGGAATTTGAAGTTCCAAGTCGTTCAACTAAATCAGAAACACAACTAAAAGCTCCTTGGAATGCCAACAAATCAGCGAAACTGGAAGCTTTTATAAAGGACTGGGGAGAAAGACTAGGACAACCCAATTACCAAAAGGGGATCGCAGGAGGGGATGTAGGGCCAGACCACCTCTATACACTTAGGGATGATGGACCAAGTGAGAAAATGAATGCCGAGTATACGGATACAGGTCTAGGAAATGCTCAATATCGAATTGTAGAACGCTACAGTAATTGGGATAAATTTCCAGATGTTCATAGTTACTTTTTCGCTATCACCAATACGGGAGAACCTATTGTTTTTCATTCAGATACAACTAATGGAGGACAAATGTATCTTAAACCGACTGAAAATGCTGAACTCCAGGCAGAGTTCAAACGCTTGGTGGAAGAGGAATAA
- a CDS encoding ATP-binding cassette domain-containing protein: protein MIEYKNVVLRYTDTDILKDVNLRIENGEFMVLVGPSGSGKTTMIKMVNRLLEPTDGNIYMDGKRIKDYDERELRLSTGYVLQAIALFPNLTVAENIALIPEMKGWSKEQIASKTEELLNKVGLPAAEYAHRLPSELSGGEQQRIGIVRAIIGEPKILLMDEPFSALDAISRKQLQALTKDLHKEFGMTTIFVTHDTDEALKLGDRIAVLQEGEIVQVADSETILDQPANDFVADLFGGAHHV from the coding sequence ATGATTGAATACAAAAATGTAGTCCTGCGCTACACGGATACAGACATTTTAAAAGATGTCAATCTCCGCATTGAAAATGGAGAATTCATGGTGCTAGTGGGTCCTTCAGGATCTGGTAAGACCACCATGATCAAGATGGTGAACCGTCTTTTGGAGCCGACAGATGGCAATATCTATATGGATGGGAAACGTATCAAGGACTATGATGAACGGGAGTTACGTCTCAGTACCGGCTATGTCCTTCAAGCCATTGCCTTATTTCCTAACTTGACGGTTGCGGAAAATATAGCTCTCATTCCTGAGATGAAGGGCTGGAGCAAGGAGCAAATTGCTTCTAAAACAGAAGAACTATTGAACAAGGTTGGTCTCCCTGCTGCAGAGTACGCTCATCGGTTACCAAGCGAGTTATCTGGTGGGGAGCAACAGCGGATTGGCATTGTACGAGCCATCATTGGGGAACCAAAAATTCTATTGATGGACGAGCCTTTTTCAGCCTTGGATGCCATCTCTCGCAAGCAGTTGCAAGCTCTCACCAAGGATTTGCACAAGGAGTTCGGGATGACCACCATCTTCGTAACACATGATACGGATGAGGCTTTGAAATTAGGGGATCGGATTGCAGTACTGCAAGAAGGAGAGATTGTACAAGTGGCGGATTCTGAGACAATTCTAGACCAGCCAGCCAACGACTTTGTTGCAGATCTATTTGGAGGTGCGCACCATGTCTAA